The following coding sequences lie in one Benincasa hispida cultivar B227 chromosome 6, ASM972705v1, whole genome shotgun sequence genomic window:
- the LOC120079166 gene encoding nucleolar protein 58-like yields the protein MEKKGGLPEFGVIIQPLPSEEEMEEASRRSALAISDPKETIHIKSYNGPTRVSLEDVVAEKHPETTEEKKKKKNKEKRAEGDEEAQPRKEKKERKSSEKMERRREEKRLKNKEEKR from the coding sequence ATGGAGAAGAAGGGAGGGCTACCTGAATTTGGAGTCATTATTCAACCCTTGCCTTCAGAGGAAGAGATGGAAGAAGCTTCAAGAAGAAGCGCCTTGGCCATTtcggatcctaaggaaactatTCACATAAAATCTTATAACGGACCCACCAGGGTTTCTTTAGAGGATGTGGTAGCGGAGAAGCATCCTGAAACGactgaagagaagaagaaaaaaaagaacaagGAGAAGAGGgcagaaggagatgaagaagctCAGCCaaggaaggaaaagaaagaaaggaaatcGAGTGAGAAGATGGAACGCAGGCGGGAGGAGAAGCGCCTGAAGAATAAGGAAGAAAAGAGATAG
- the LOC120079167 gene encoding uncharacterized mitochondrial protein AtMg00810-like → MATPLPDPFTYRSMVGALQYLTNIRPDIAFIVNKLSQFLKAPTDTHRSAVKHVLRYLTDTLYHGLTIQPTNSLTITTFSDMDWASNLDDRKSTATYCLYLGSTLISWSSKKKMAVARSSIESEYRALAHATAEISWVHNLLSEIGFSPANVPIL, encoded by the coding sequence ATGGCAACCCCCTTACCTGATCCCTTCACCTACAGAAGCATGGTAGGTGCACTACAATACCTCACTAATATCAGACCGGACATTGCTTTCATCGTTAACAAACTCAGTCAATTCCTAAAAGCCCCTACTGATACACATCGGTCTGCGGTCAAGCATGTTCTTCGTTATCTCACAGACACCTTATACCATGGCCTTACTATCCAACCCACCAATAGTCTTACCATCACTACCTTCTCAGATATGGATTGGGCTTCTAATCTGGATGATAGAAAATCGACGGCCACCTACTGTCTTTACCTTGGCTCTACACTTATCTCCTGGTCATCCAAAAAGAAAATGGCAGTAGCTCGCTCGAGCATTGAGTCCGAATACAGAGCTCTTGCTCACGCTACTGCTGAAATTTCGTGGGTACACAATCTCCTCTCTGAAATTGGTTTCTCTCCGGCTAATGTACCTATACTCTAG